The Dehalococcoidales bacterium genome window below encodes:
- a CDS encoding UvrD-helicase domain-containing protein, which yields MTKTDLLSNLNPPQQKAVETVEGPVLILAGPGSGKTRVITHRIAYLVRVLGVRPYHIMAVTFTNKAAREMSSRLEVLAGSAVKDMTLGTFHAICVKILRREGRELGIDPNFTIYDGDDQLKLVKESIQQAGFDPKNYTPGAVLSAISAAKSELLSPEEFSQRAGGHFDEVVARVYENYRGLLSKNNALDFDDLLMKTVKGLAAKEHILKRYQEKYRHILVDEFQDTNLVQYELVKLLSAKHRNICVVGDPDQSIYSWRSADIRNILNFEKDYPDVKTIFLEQNYRSTRNIISAAQAVIDSNKSRKQKKLWTENEEGSRLTLIEAYDQQEEARLVINEISKLTDNGGMKAGDIAVLFRTNAQSRALEEAFVRYGIPYRLAVGTKFYERREIRDMLAYLKLIYNPADSVSLMRIINVPARGIGRQTLEELAHFAVAKGVQEASALKLLLTTGEAELLEYFSPRSIRILQAFAVFIAEIQKMANEMRTLDMFDQLVNRIEFKNYLQSQPDGEDRWQNVLELRSVAQQYNELAPEEGLAALLESIALVADTDSLGEVADSVNLITLHQAKGLEFPVVFIVGMEEGVLPHYRSMDDPAQMEEERRLCYVGITRAKSRIYLCRAYRRMLMGNTQANSPSRFIADIPGELFSRKEEAKPPRSSQSFSLFYRSDSSTGAEFSLPAKERRVVIPEKAPPVDVPHLKSGNRVRHPQFGDGIVVSVKPSGADQEVVVAFDDEAVKLKRLLLSLARLEKISPD from the coding sequence ATGACGAAAACCGACCTCCTCTCAAATCTCAACCCCCCTCAGCAAAAAGCAGTTGAAACAGTAGAAGGCCCAGTTTTGATACTTGCTGGGCCAGGCTCCGGTAAAACCAGAGTCATTACACACCGCATTGCCTACCTGGTAAGGGTACTTGGAGTGCGTCCCTATCACATTATGGCAGTGACTTTTACCAATAAAGCTGCCAGGGAGATGTCCTCCCGGTTAGAAGTTCTTGCCGGTAGCGCAGTAAAAGATATGACTTTGGGCACTTTCCACGCTATTTGTGTAAAGATTCTCCGACGTGAAGGGCGTGAATTGGGCATTGATCCGAACTTTACAATTTACGATGGAGACGATCAATTAAAATTGGTGAAAGAATCCATTCAGCAAGCTGGTTTTGATCCGAAAAACTATACACCCGGAGCGGTATTGTCTGCTATTAGCGCTGCCAAGAGCGAACTTCTGAGCCCAGAAGAGTTTTCTCAGCGTGCAGGTGGGCATTTTGATGAAGTAGTGGCGCGCGTTTATGAGAATTATCGCGGGCTTTTGTCTAAAAACAACGCCCTGGATTTTGATGATCTACTCATGAAAACTGTAAAAGGCCTGGCAGCTAAAGAACATATTCTAAAGCGCTATCAGGAGAAATACAGGCATATCCTGGTTGATGAATTTCAGGATACGAACCTGGTGCAGTATGAGTTGGTAAAACTGCTTTCGGCCAAGCATCGCAACATTTGTGTTGTCGGTGATCCTGATCAATCTATATATTCCTGGCGGTCAGCTGACATTCGCAATATATTAAACTTTGAAAAAGACTATCCAGATGTAAAAACTATCTTTCTGGAGCAGAATTACCGTTCTACGCGCAATATAATCAGCGCGGCTCAGGCGGTGATAGACTCCAACAAGTCCCGCAAGCAGAAGAAACTCTGGACCGAAAACGAAGAAGGTTCCAGATTAACTCTAATAGAAGCCTATGACCAGCAGGAAGAAGCCCGGCTGGTCATCAATGAAATATCCAAACTCACCGATAATGGTGGAATGAAAGCAGGTGATATTGCGGTGCTCTTCCGCACCAACGCCCAATCACGCGCGCTGGAAGAGGCATTTGTACGCTACGGTATCCCATATCGGCTGGCAGTTGGCACCAAGTTCTACGAACGACGCGAAATCCGGGATATGCTTGCCTACTTGAAACTTATATATAATCCGGCGGACTCTGTCAGCTTGATGAGAATTATTAATGTGCCCGCCAGGGGTATTGGCCGCCAAACGTTGGAGGAGCTTGCTCATTTTGCGGTTGCCAAGGGTGTGCAGGAAGCAAGCGCGCTAAAGCTGCTGTTGACAACTGGCGAAGCAGAGCTGCTGGAGTATTTTTCACCAAGGTCAATCAGGATATTGCAAGCGTTTGCCGTGTTTATTGCTGAAATACAGAAAATGGCAAACGAGATGAGAACTTTGGACATGTTTGATCAGCTCGTCAACCGGATTGAGTTTAAAAACTATTTACAGAGTCAGCCAGATGGCGAAGACCGCTGGCAGAACGTACTTGAATTGAGAAGTGTAGCCCAGCAGTACAATGAACTTGCTCCTGAAGAGGGGCTGGCAGCGCTTTTGGAATCGATTGCTCTGGTAGCAGATACTGACTCCCTGGGGGAGGTGGCTGATTCAGTAAACCTGATAACTCTTCACCAGGCTAAAGGGTTAGAATTCCCGGTGGTGTTCATTGTGGGAATGGAGGAAGGCGTCCTGCCTCATTATCGTTCAATGGATGATCCTGCTCAAATGGAAGAGGAGCGGAGGTTATGCTATGTTGGTATTACGCGGGCAAAAAGCCGGATTTACCTATGTCGTGCTTACCGACGCATGTTGATGGGTAATACTCAGGCCAATTCGCCATCCAGATTTATTGCCGATATTCCGGGAGAATTGTTTTCCCGTAAAGAAGAGGCGAAACCACCACGAAGTTCTCAAAGTTTTTCGCTATTCTACCGAAGTGACAGTAGCACTGGAGCCGAATTTTCGCTTCCAGCAAAAGAAAGGCGAGTGGTAATCCCAGAAAAAGCGCCTCCGGTGGATGTTCCTCACCTCAAATCAGGCAACCGGGTACGCCATCCGCAATTTGGAGATGGAATTGTAGTGTCGGTTAAGCCGTCTGGGGCTGATCAGGAAGTTGTAGTTGCTTTTGATGACGAAGCGGTAAAGTTGAAACGGCTGCTGCTCAGCTTGGCACGGTTGGAAAAAATCTCCCCAGATTAG
- the carB gene encoding carbamoyl-phosphate synthase large subunit, translated as MPEKPRKVLILGSGPIVIGQAAEFDYAGTQACKAMREEGITSVLINSNPATIMTDEDIADIVYIEPLTVEMIARIIEKERPDGLLPTLGGQTGLNLAMELADQGILEKYNVKVLGTPISAIRKGEDRELFKKMLTEIGEPVPPSAIVTGIEQVRRTVEEIGFPVVIRPAYTLGGTGGGFAQNWEELEKVAMSGLAASPIHQVLVEASVKGWKEIEYEVMRDGANNCIAICNMENVDPMGVHTGDSIVVAPSQTLTNKEHQMLRTASLKIVRALGVEGGCNIQMALDPKSDQYYVIEVNPRLSRSSALASKATGYPIARVAAKIAVGKRLDEISNAVTGKTMASFEPSLDYIVVKIPRWPFDKFASGDRIIGTQMKATGEVMAIDRTFEAAFQKAVRCLEFGKKTMLWEDSEWDKDKGIDAYPLYPNDLRIWALMAAIRRNISLNSIHAVTGIDVWFLEKLSNIINMEKKLLSEPLKPELLTEAKRMGFSDEQIATLADRLPEQVRALRHEWNIRPVFKMVDTCAGEFDASTPYFYSTYEMENEAIPEDRKKAIVIGSGPIRIGQGIEFDYCSVHSAWALQAAGYQSIMVNSNPETVSTDFDTSDRLYFEALDEESVRDIIDNETTTASEESTPGVIVQFGGQTAINLAEPLTRNGLKLLGSDYEAIDLAEDRKRFESFLSNLGIPQAPGSAIYTIEEALKVAELIGYPVLVRPSYVLGGRAMEIVHNASELVRYMKMAVDLQTGHPVLIDKYLLGKEVEIDAVCDGEDVLIPGIMEHIERAGVHSGDSMAVYPSINLSQSDIDSIVDYSTTVGKALKIKGLMNIQFVVCRSKSTGENGIYILEVNPRASRTIPFISKVTSIPMVDLATQVMLGKSLRQQGYCGGLVPPKKLFAIKAPVFSMSKLAGVDTYLGPEMKSTGEVMGIDLTFDAALAKALIASGMMLPETGSILLSIADRDKPEALPIIRDLDKQGYRLYATEGTAAMIEADGLKVKMISKKLGEGHPNIIDIIRNGIVAGVINTITGGGTALRDGFHIRRATVEQRLPCFTSLDTARAAVEAIKHGHQLYNSLSMLQYRTITEEK; from the coding sequence ATGCCTGAAAAACCAAGAAAGGTGCTGATACTTGGATCTGGCCCGATCGTCATCGGCCAGGCAGCGGAGTTTGATTACGCGGGAACGCAGGCGTGCAAAGCAATGCGCGAAGAAGGTATTACTTCGGTGCTGATTAACTCCAATCCGGCTACTATCATGACAGATGAAGATATCGCCGATATTGTCTATATAGAACCGCTGACTGTAGAAATGATTGCCAGAATAATAGAAAAGGAGCGGCCGGATGGGCTGCTCCCCACTCTTGGCGGTCAAACCGGGCTTAACCTTGCCATGGAGCTTGCCGACCAGGGCATTCTGGAAAAGTATAACGTCAAGGTGCTGGGCACTCCTATAAGTGCCATCCGCAAAGGTGAAGATCGCGAACTATTTAAAAAAATGCTGACGGAAATCGGGGAACCGGTACCGCCCTCTGCCATAGTTACCGGTATTGAACAGGTAAGGCGCACTGTAGAAGAAATCGGTTTTCCGGTAGTCATCCGCCCAGCATATACCCTTGGAGGTACCGGAGGCGGTTTTGCCCAAAACTGGGAAGAACTTGAGAAGGTTGCCATGTCAGGCCTGGCGGCTAGCCCTATTCACCAGGTGCTGGTGGAAGCTTCAGTAAAAGGCTGGAAGGAAATTGAATATGAGGTAATGCGGGACGGAGCCAACAACTGCATTGCCATTTGCAATATGGAAAACGTCGATCCTATGGGAGTGCACACCGGAGATAGCATCGTGGTGGCTCCTTCCCAGACACTTACCAACAAAGAACACCAGATGCTCCGCACCGCCAGTTTAAAAATCGTTCGCGCGCTGGGCGTTGAGGGCGGCTGTAACATTCAGATGGCACTCGACCCAAAAAGCGACCAGTATTATGTAATCGAAGTCAACCCACGCCTGAGCCGCTCATCCGCACTGGCAAGTAAAGCTACCGGTTATCCAATTGCTCGTGTTGCAGCCAAAATAGCTGTAGGAAAACGCCTGGATGAGATTTCCAACGCTGTAACCGGTAAGACCATGGCTTCTTTCGAACCGTCGCTTGACTATATAGTGGTAAAAATCCCCCGATGGCCATTTGATAAATTCGCCAGTGGCGACCGCATCATTGGCACCCAGATGAAGGCAACCGGGGAAGTGATGGCTATCGATCGAACATTTGAAGCCGCTTTTCAAAAAGCTGTGCGCTGCCTTGAATTCGGCAAGAAAACCATGTTGTGGGAAGATAGTGAATGGGATAAAGATAAAGGGATAGATGCCTACCCGTTGTATCCCAACGATCTGCGTATATGGGCTTTGATGGCTGCTATTCGCAGAAATATCAGCTTAAATAGCATTCACGCTGTTACTGGCATAGATGTTTGGTTTTTAGAAAAACTATCCAATATCATCAACATGGAAAAAAAGCTACTATCGGAGCCGCTTAAACCAGAATTATTAACCGAAGCAAAACGCATGGGCTTCAGCGATGAGCAAATCGCTACCCTTGCGGACAGGCTGCCGGAACAAGTACGCGCACTCCGTCATGAATGGAATATACGACCGGTATTTAAAATGGTAGATACCTGCGCCGGTGAATTCGATGCTTCTACCCCATACTTTTACAGTACCTACGAAATGGAAAACGAGGCTATCCCGGAAGACAGAAAAAAGGCGATTGTTATCGGCAGCGGACCTATCCGCATCGGCCAGGGAATTGAATTTGACTATTGCAGTGTACACTCAGCATGGGCTCTCCAGGCTGCTGGCTACCAGAGCATAATGGTAAACTCCAACCCGGAAACTGTTTCTACCGATTTCGATACATCCGACCGGCTTTACTTTGAAGCCCTGGATGAGGAAAGCGTAAGAGATATTATTGATAATGAAACTACAACTGCAAGCGAAGAATCTACCCCGGGTGTGATTGTACAATTCGGCGGTCAAACTGCCATCAACCTGGCAGAACCGTTAACCCGTAACGGCCTTAAACTGCTTGGATCTGATTACGAAGCCATAGATCTTGCTGAAGACCGCAAGCGCTTTGAGAGTTTTCTTTCCAACCTGGGAATACCTCAGGCGCCCGGATCGGCAATCTATACAATAGAAGAAGCCCTTAAAGTGGCGGAGCTGATCGGCTATCCGGTACTGGTACGCCCCAGCTATGTTCTTGGTGGGCGCGCTATGGAGATTGTCCATAACGCGAGCGAACTGGTACGTTATATGAAAATGGCGGTTGACCTGCAAACCGGCCATCCGGTACTGATAGATAAATACCTGCTTGGCAAAGAGGTAGAAATAGATGCAGTCTGTGATGGCGAAGATGTACTCATCCCTGGGATAATGGAACATATCGAAAGGGCTGGAGTCCACAGTGGAGATTCAATGGCAGTATACCCCAGCATCAATCTTTCCCAATCAGATATTGATTCTATAGTAGATTACTCTACAACAGTGGGCAAGGCACTTAAAATCAAAGGCCTGATGAACATTCAATTTGTTGTATGCCGTTCTAAAAGCACGGGAGAAAACGGTATCTATATCCTGGAAGTCAATCCTCGCGCCAGCCGGACCATACCGTTCATTTCCAAAGTAACCAGTATACCAATGGTCGACCTGGCTACACAGGTAATGCTGGGCAAAAGCCTTAGGCAACAGGGTTACTGTGGAGGATTGGTTCCCCCAAAGAAACTTTTCGCCATTAAAGCTCCGGTATTTTCCATGTCCAAGCTTGCCGGTGTGGATACATACCTTGGGCCGGAGATGAAAAGCACCGGAGAAGTTATGGGTATTGACCTCACTTTTGATGCAGCTCTTGCCAAAGCACTGATTGCCTCCGGCATGATGTTACCCGAGACTGGCTCAATTCTTCTCAGCATCGCCGATCGCGATAAACCAGAGGCACTGCCAATAATCCGCGATCTGGACAAGCAGGGTTATCGCTTATACGCAACAGAAGGCACTGCTGCCATGATAGAGGCAGACGGGCTTAAGGTAAAAATGATTAGCAAGAAGCTGGGTGAAGGCCACCCGAATATTATAGATATAATACGCAACGGTATCGTTGCCGGGGTTATTAACACAATCACCGGAGGAGGAACGGCACTAAGAGATGGTTTTCATATCCGCCGGGCAACTGTCGAACAGCGCCTCCCTTGCTTCACTTCGCTAGATACTGCCCGCGCTGCGGTTGAAGCTATCAAACACGGGCATCAGCTGTACAATTCACTTTCGATGCTTCAATACAGAACCATTACTGAGGAGAAATGA
- the tsaA gene encoding tRNA (N6-threonylcarbamoyladenosine(37)-N6)-methyltransferase TrmO, whose translation MQLFTVKAIGTVHSPFIHPKGTPIQPIGAQGVKGTVELSPEYVPGLKDLDGFSHIILLYYFHLADDGPMIVTPYMEDKSRGIFSVRMPGRPNHIGLSVVRLLGIRDNILDIENVDILDGTPLLDIKPYVTAFDVYKTEKEGWLAPISNEAINKKCDGRFS comes from the coding sequence TTGCAGCTATTTACAGTCAAGGCTATTGGGACTGTTCACTCTCCATTTATTCATCCCAAGGGAACCCCAATCCAGCCTATCGGAGCTCAGGGAGTTAAAGGTACCGTTGAGCTTTCTCCGGAATATGTCCCAGGTCTAAAAGACCTCGATGGTTTTAGCCACATTATTCTTTTATATTATTTCCACCTGGCCGATGATGGGCCTATGATAGTAACTCCTTATATGGAAGATAAATCGAGGGGGATTTTTTCCGTCCGCATGCCAGGCCGGCCAAACCATATCGGCTTATCGGTTGTGAGGCTTCTCGGCATCAGGGACAATATTCTTGACATCGAAAATGTGGATATCCTGGATGGAACACCACTCCTAGATATCAAGCCCTATGTCACTGCTTTTGATGTTTATAAAACTGAAAAAGAAGGGTGGCTGGCACCAATATCCAATGAAGCAATAAACAAAAAGTGTGACGGCCGCTTTAGTTAG
- the lepB gene encoding signal peptidase I gives MNSSVKYWLREIGIILAASLGIFFLLQMAFIKAEVIGESMEPNLYKGQQIMINKMAYKFSEPDRGDIIIFTPPSQIGATSDYIKRVIGLPGERVSVIDGVVHITKAGGHSFTLDEPYTAELAMFDYQGSIIPEGHYFVMGDNRNNSSDSRGGWTVPLKNITGKAWFTYWPFSEFGGVPHYSLPE, from the coding sequence ATGAATTCATCAGTAAAATACTGGCTACGTGAAATTGGTATAATTCTGGCTGCATCACTTGGCATTTTCTTCCTGTTACAAATGGCTTTTATTAAAGCTGAAGTAATTGGAGAAAGCATGGAGCCAAATCTGTATAAAGGCCAACAAATCATGATTAACAAGATGGCCTACAAATTTTCCGAGCCGGACAGGGGCGATATCATCATCTTTACTCCTCCTTCTCAAATTGGCGCTACCAGTGATTACATTAAAAGAGTAATCGGTCTGCCGGGGGAAAGAGTAAGCGTCATAGATGGTGTGGTTCATATTACCAAGGCAGGAGGACATTCTTTTACTCTGGATGAACCATATACTGCCGAGCTCGCCATGTTCGATTACCAGGGCAGTATCATCCCCGAAGGGCACTATTTCGTTATGGGAGACAACCGCAACAACAGCAGTGACTCAAGGGGCGGCTGGACAGTACCACTTAAAAACATTACTGGAAAGGCCTGGTTTACCTACTGGCCATTCAGCGAGTTCGGAGGAGTTCCGCATTATTCATTGCCGGAATAA
- the carA gene encoding glutamine-hydrolyzing carbamoyl-phosphate synthase small subunit, translating to MNNKTLLVLEDGSSYEGTGFGSTQDAIGEVVFSTSMTGYQEILTDPSYAGQIVIPTYPLIGNYGTNQEDVESNRVQLSGLVVRECCIQPSHYRCTNTLDEYLLSYDVPGVFGLDTRAITRKLRSNGVMMGIITSSLDADHAFEKLKSSPRYEQQDFISRVSTRLPYSWPGNPVDESALRILVLDCGMKYSILRIMSGLGTNVSVVPPSLSPRQILSLKPDGIILSPGPGNPELVDNIVDTVRELADKIPMMGICLGNQLIARAFGAKTYKMKFGHRGGNQPVLELENGHVHITAQNHGFAVDPDTLKEGLEVSFINVNDGTVEGLKHKTLPIFSIQYHSEASPGPLDSMYLFKKFVNMIGIKGAN from the coding sequence ATGAATAATAAAACACTGTTGGTTCTTGAAGACGGCTCATCTTACGAAGGAACCGGGTTCGGATCAACGCAAGATGCCATCGGCGAGGTTGTCTTCAGTACCAGTATGACTGGTTACCAGGAAATACTCACAGATCCATCCTATGCAGGGCAGATAGTGATTCCGACTTATCCACTTATCGGAAACTACGGAACCAACCAGGAAGATGTTGAATCTAACCGGGTTCAACTTAGTGGTCTGGTGGTACGCGAATGCTGCATTCAGCCAAGTCATTACCGCTGCACCAACACATTGGACGAATATCTTTTATCATATGATGTACCTGGGGTGTTCGGGCTCGATACCAGGGCAATCACACGCAAGTTGCGCTCAAACGGGGTAATGATGGGCATCATCACATCCAGCCTGGATGCAGATCATGCGTTTGAAAAACTTAAATCTTCTCCACGGTACGAACAGCAAGATTTTATCTCCCGAGTCAGTACCCGGCTACCCTATTCCTGGCCGGGAAATCCAGTTGACGAATCAGCACTTCGTATCCTGGTGCTGGACTGCGGTATGAAATATTCGATATTACGAATAATGTCTGGCCTGGGTACCAATGTAAGTGTGGTTCCTCCCAGCCTGAGCCCTCGCCAGATCCTGAGCTTGAAACCGGACGGTATAATTCTTTCCCCCGGGCCGGGTAACCCCGAATTGGTAGATAACATTGTAGATACCGTCAGGGAACTGGCAGATAAAATACCTATGATGGGGATTTGCCTTGGAAACCAGCTGATTGCCAGAGCCTTTGGCGCAAAAACTTACAAGATGAAATTCGGCCACCGTGGAGGAAACCAGCCGGTGTTAGAGCTCGAAAATGGCCATGTGCATATTACTGCTCAAAATCATGGCTTCGCGGTAGACCCGGACACCTTGAAAGAAGGGCTTGAGGTTAGTTTTATAAATGTAAACGATGGAACGGTGGAAGGGCTCAAGCATAAAACACTGCCCATCTTTTCCATCCAGTACCACTCTGAAGCTTCCCCCGGCCCGCTCGACAGTATGTACCTCTTTAAAAAGTTTGTAAATATGATCGGCATAAAGGGAGCGAACTAG
- a CDS encoding dihydroorotase, with amino-acid sequence MKSRLIIKDGLIIDPARSLEVKGDLVVEDGKIIQSGPGAASSFNQNAEVIEAKGMIVAPGFIDFHCHLREPGFEDKETIKTGSLAAAAGGFTTICCMPNTQPSADSTSTLSYIRETAARDSRVRVLPIACVTVDRAGKTLAPMIELAEAGAVGFSDDGSPIADSWIMLRALEYSKPLGLPIINHCEDPALVANGQMNEGKISTLLGIPSSPAISEEVMIARDVRLAEYTGAWVHIAHISTAGGVEIVREAKRRGVRVTAEATPHHLSLTEEAVMNYDTNARVNPPLRTQEDIEALIEGLKDSTIDIIATDHAPHTSSDKNQEFSLAPAGISGFETALGVVMKLVHDGRLTMAEVVSKMTIAPAAILVGAGLKLGSLDNGSIADITIIDPGQRWVVDSNAFLSKGKNTPYNRMELKGKVAFTIVSGQIIFNGTKNSQTL; translated from the coding sequence ATGAAATCTAGACTGATTATCAAAGATGGTCTAATAATCGACCCGGCCAGGTCACTTGAAGTCAAAGGAGACCTTGTTGTAGAAGATGGCAAGATAATCCAGAGTGGTCCCGGCGCAGCATCATCATTTAACCAAAATGCTGAGGTTATTGAAGCCAAGGGAATGATAGTTGCCCCCGGTTTTATCGATTTTCATTGCCACTTGAGAGAACCGGGATTTGAGGATAAAGAAACCATTAAAACCGGCTCGCTGGCTGCCGCTGCCGGAGGGTTTACCACAATTTGCTGTATGCCAAATACACAACCCTCAGCAGATAGTACGTCAACATTAAGTTACATTAGAGAGACAGCAGCCAGAGATTCACGGGTGCGAGTACTACCAATAGCTTGTGTCACTGTTGACCGAGCTGGCAAAACCCTTGCTCCTATGATAGAGCTAGCCGAAGCTGGCGCAGTTGGTTTCAGCGATGACGGTTCGCCAATAGCTGACTCCTGGATAATGCTCAGGGCACTTGAATATTCAAAACCGTTAGGGCTGCCCATCATAAACCACTGCGAAGATCCGGCACTGGTAGCAAATGGGCAAATGAACGAAGGAAAAATATCCACACTCCTCGGTATCCCGAGTAGCCCGGCAATCAGCGAGGAAGTTATGATTGCCCGTGATGTAAGACTGGCTGAATATACCGGAGCGTGGGTACACATTGCACATATATCAACCGCTGGCGGGGTAGAAATAGTGAGGGAGGCAAAACGGCGCGGCGTGCGGGTCACTGCCGAAGCAACGCCTCACCACCTCAGCCTCACCGAAGAGGCAGTAATGAATTACGATACCAACGCCCGGGTGAATCCACCCCTGCGGACCCAAGAAGATATCGAAGCACTAATCGAAGGTCTCAAAGATAGCACAATCGATATCATCGCCACCGACCATGCTCCCCACACTTCAAGTGATAAAAACCAGGAATTTAGCCTGGCTCCAGCGGGGATAAGCGGATTTGAAACTGCGCTGGGAGTAGTTATGAAACTTGTCCATGACGGCAGGCTCACAATGGCAGAAGTTGTTTCTAAAATGACTATTGCTCCCGCTGCAATACTGGTAGGTGCAGGCCTGAAACTTGGCTCTCTTGATAATGGCTCGATTGCAGATATCACCATAATCGATCCTGGCCAAAGATGGGTAGTGGACTCAAATGCTTTTCTATCCAAGGGCAAGAACACTCCTTACAACAGAATGGAACTCAAAGGAAAAGTCGCCTTTACAATTGTTTCCGGGCAGATAATATTTAATGGAACTAAAAACAGTCAAACGCTATAA
- the pyrR gene encoding bifunctional pyr operon transcriptional regulator/uracil phosphoribosyltransferase PyrR — protein sequence MTNKTVLTAEDIRRTLGRMAHEIIEHNRDLSNIVMVGMRTRGVPIAHRLAENIKKYEGTTIPVGVLDFSLYRDDLAHRNLQPVVESTSIPVSIDEKIVILVDDVLYTGRSARAAMDALIDMGRPSSIKLAVMIDRGHRELPIRADYVGKNIPSSRNEDVRVKLSETDDTDEVSIFNLGETQEE from the coding sequence ATGACAAATAAAACAGTACTGACGGCAGAAGACATCCGGCGAACCTTGGGGCGCATGGCCCATGAAATAATAGAACACAACCGGGATTTAAGTAATATTGTTATGGTTGGAATGCGCACTCGGGGCGTACCCATTGCCCATAGGCTGGCAGAAAATATAAAAAAATACGAAGGAACCACTATCCCCGTTGGAGTGCTTGACTTCAGCCTGTATCGCGATGACCTTGCCCACAGAAACCTCCAACCTGTGGTTGAGAGCACTTCGATACCGGTAAGTATTGATGAAAAAATTGTCATCCTGGTTGATGACGTGCTCTACACCGGCCGCAGCGCACGGGCAGCCATGGACGCGCTGATTGATATGGGCAGGCCAAGCTCGATAAAGCTGGCAGTTATGATAGACCGCGGGCATCGGGAGTTGCCGATACGCGCAGATTACGTAGGGAAAAACATCCCTAGCTCTCGGAATGAAGATGTCAGAGTCAAACTTTCTGAAACAGATGATACAGATGAAGTCTCTATTTTCAACCTGGGAGAAACCCAAGAGGAATAG
- a CDS encoding Holliday junction resolvase-like protein, with amino-acid sequence MEPALIIAISILVSIAFLFIMFYLIRRRFERRFLLWQQQEREILELEKTSIRKQAINQSRAVLGGRFYEQMAPYLPEFKYDPTEARFIGSPIDMLVFPGLSQGAPSEIVIMEIKNGPSAQLTPVERKIQKLVEDGMVRWELLERPGNEPAPQLEDTQPDYPVY; translated from the coding sequence ATGGAACCAGCTCTAATTATTGCCATCTCTATCCTTGTTTCCATCGCGTTCCTTTTTATTATGTTTTATCTTATAAGGAGGCGCTTTGAGCGCCGTTTCCTGCTCTGGCAGCAACAGGAGAGGGAAATACTGGAGCTTGAAAAAACTTCAATTCGCAAACAAGCAATTAACCAGAGCCGGGCAGTGCTCGGAGGGCGTTTTTATGAACAAATGGCACCTTACTTGCCAGAATTCAAATACGATCCTACTGAAGCTCGCTTTATAGGCAGTCCAATAGATATGCTGGTTTTTCCTGGTTTAAGCCAGGGAGCACCATCAGAAATTGTAATCATGGAAATCAAAAATGGCCCCAGTGCACAGTTGACACCTGTTGAACGTAAAATTCAAAAACTCGTTGAAGATGGCATGGTTCGGTGGGAGCTACTGGAACGGCCTGGTAACGAACCTGCCCCGCAACTGGAAGATACCCAGCCAGACTACCCGGTGTACTAA
- the pyrE gene encoding orotate phosphoribosyltransferase, whose amino-acid sequence MPNNNYAENLFISSGAILNGHFQLTSGLHSPVYWEKFRILQYPEYTSQLCQMIATNFSNDEVEVVIGPTTGGIILSYEVARYLGTRGIFAEKIANGSRALKRGFEIKPGERVLLVDDVFTTGKSIMEVVDVINRSRGKLVGIGVLVDRSEKPLGIDIPVYSCIRSETITYRSDKCPLCEQGVPLVKPGSSEV is encoded by the coding sequence ATGCCAAACAATAACTATGCTGAAAATCTTTTCATCAGTTCGGGCGCCATATTAAACGGACATTTCCAGTTGACATCCGGCTTGCATTCCCCTGTATATTGGGAAAAATTCCGTATTCTGCAGTACCCTGAATACACTTCTCAACTGTGCCAGATGATTGCCACCAACTTCTCTAATGATGAGGTGGAAGTAGTAATCGGGCCGACTACCGGCGGAATTATTTTATCTTACGAAGTTGCTCGCTATCTGGGTACCCGAGGGATTTTTGCAGAAAAAATTGCCAATGGATCCCGCGCGCTTAAACGTGGGTTTGAAATCAAGCCTGGGGAAAGAGTGCTACTGGTTGATGATGTTTTTACCACCGGCAAATCTATAATGGAAGTGGTAGATGTAATCAACCGCTCACGTGGCAAGCTTGTTGGCATTGGGGTTTTGGTTGATCGCTCGGAAAAACCATTGGGTATTGACATTCCGGTGTACAGTTGTATACGATCTGAAACAATCACCTACCGATCGGATAAATGCCCCCTGTGCGAACAAGGTGTTCCGCTGGTCAAACCGGGCAGCAGCGAGGTTTAG